The genomic interval CAGAGCCTGGCAGAACTGCTCAATCGGGAAAGGCAGGAACAGACGAATCTTGATCAGGCCGACCTTCTCCCCCTGGGCATTGAGATGCAGCACCAGCTCTTCCATGGCGTCACAGCCGGAACCCATCATCACCACCACGCGCTCGGCATTCGGGTCGCCGACATAATCGACCAGGTTGTACTGACGGCCGACTCGCTTGGCAAACTTGTCCATTTGCGCCTGGAGGATGCCGGGAACTTTCTCGTAATAGGGATTGACCGTTTCCCGGCCATGGAAATAGACGTCCGGATTCTGCGCGGTGCCGCGCAGTTCCGGATGATCGGGAGACAGGCCGCGTTGGCGATGGGCGACCATCAGCTCATCATCGATCATGTGGCGCATGTCATCCTGCGACAGCTGCTCAACCTTCTGCACCTCGTGAGAGGTACGGAAACCATCGAAGAAATGCAGCACCGGCACCCGCGATTCGAGAGTGGTCGCCTGAGCGATCAGGGCGAAGTCCATGACCTCCTGCGGATTGTTGGAACAGAACATGGTCCAGCCGGTCTGGCGACAGGCCATGACGTCGGAATGGTCACCGAAGATCGACAGCGCCTGGGCGGCAATGGCACGGGCCGAAACATGAAAGACGGTCGAGGTCAGCTCGCCGGCAATCTTGTACATGTTCGGGATCATCAGCAGCAGACCCTGGGAGGCAGTGAAAGTGGTGGTCATGGCACCGGCCTGCAGAGCCCCGTGAACGGCTCCGGCAGCGCCCCCCTCGGACTGCATTTCGACCACCTTGGGAACCGTGCCCCAAATATTCTTCTCTCCGGCCGCGCTCTTGGCGTCGGAGATCTCACCCATCACCGATGACGGGGTGATCGGGTAGATGGCAATCACCTCGTTGACAGCATGGGCAACATGCGCCGCGGCGGTATTACCGTCGATACAAACCATCTTACGCGACATGAAATCCTCCTTTTGAGTTGGTTTTCCGGGAATCGATAGTGACGGGTTCATCTCCTCCGCAACGCGACAAGCGGCTGCCGGAAGAGAGCTGAAAGCCTGTATGCAGTATACGATTTAAGAGAAAAAAAACAACGCCGGGTCAAAGGTCCCTGCGACCTTCGACAGCCCGGTTGACTGTTGCGTCGTCGACAAATTCAAGGTCACTGCCGGTGGGGATGCCATGAGCCAGCCGCGTCACCCTGATTCCCAGGGGACGCACCTGCCCGGCCAGGTAAAGGGCCGTGGCATCCCCCTCAACGGTAAAATTGGTCGCTACCAGCAGTTCCCGAACCGCGCTCCCTTTCAGTCGCTGCAGCAGTTCGACAAAACGCAGCTGCTCGGGACCGATTCCATCCAGCGGAGAAAGGGCCCCCTGCAGCACATGGTAGCGGCCACGAAACGAGCGGCTGCGCTCGATGGCAATCAGATCCTGCGGCTGCTCAACAACACAAAGCAGACCCTCATCGCGGCCGGGGTCGGTACAAATCGGACAGGGATCAGACTCGGTGATATGGAAGCAACGGGAGCAGAACCCTATTTTTTCCTTCAGTTCCAGGATGGCCCCTGCCAGGGCTTCCGCCTCCGCCCGCGGCTGCCGCAACAGGAAGAAAGCTAACCGGGTTGCGGTCTTCTTGCCGATACCCGGAAACTTGGCCAATTCGGCGACCAGACGGGCAAATGACGGGATGGAGTCTAGCATGAGATTTTCCAAAAATCCAACTCTTTGGAACGCTGTTTTATTTTTTAAGGCCGGCCAAAATTTCTTTACAACGTCTTTAAAATTTCCCGGTCAAATGGTCAGGCCACAAGCGTTGTAATACCACGGCTTTGCCCAAAAAATCAAGACTTTAGCTCTTTTTTGCTGTGCCCGAAACGGGATTCACGGCGACCAAACCCACCGTTCAGAACAGTCCCGGGATATTCATGCCACCGGTAATCTTGCCCATTTCCTGCTGCATCATCTCCTGGCTCTTCTTGATGGCCTCATTGACCGCGGCGACCACCAGATCCTGAAGCATTTCCACATCGTCGCTGTCAACCACCCCCGGATCAATACTGATCGACAGCAGTTGCTGTTTGCCGTTGACCACCGCCGACACCATTCCGCCACCGGCCGAGGCCTCGACTTCACGTCCGGCCAGCTCTTCCTGAAGGCGCGCCATTTTCTGCTGCATCAGCTGCGCCTGCTTCATGATATTACCCAATCCTTTTGCCATGACCTTCCTCCATTGTCACCGCCGCCGGCGGTCTTTCTGTTTTGTTGGGGAAACGATACAGGGTTCCGACCCTTCATGCGTGGCCGAAAATCGGCCGCTCGCCGGATCAGACAAACCCTTTGTCAATAGGTCTCACATCCTTGACACTGGCGCCGAAGATATCCTGCGCCGACTTGATCAGGGGATGGTCCAGGGCATCTGCCCGCAAACGCCGCTGACGGTCACTTTCCTGCTGACGACGCGCCTGCTCCAGGGATGGCCGGGCCTTGGCGGCGTCACCCGCAAGCGACGAGACACGCAACTTGACAGCGGTCCCGAAATAGTCTCCGGCAAGTGCCGTCAGTGCCTCGACAAGCTCCGGATCATCCAACTGCCCCAGGGCGAAGGAGCCCCGCGGCAAACCAATTTCAAGAATCGGGGGAGCGAGCTGCAGGGGGCTGGCCTGTTCGAGAATGGATGCAATCAGCGGCCGACGGCGGGCCTTGACAAATTCGACCAGCCCCGGCCAGTCCCCCTTTCCGGAGTTCGGGGCAGCCGGGGCCTCAACCTTTTTTGGCGTCGGCTCCGGCGGCGGGGGCGATTCTGCGGCAGCGGTCGAAGACGGAGCAGAACGCGGTGCAGGCGCGGACGGCACGACAGCTCCCCGGGAAAGGCGTTTTTCAAGTTCAGCCAGGCGTTTGAGCAATTGCCCGACATCTTCCGTGGGCGGCAACTGCGCCAGGCGCAGCAACACCATTTCCAGAGTCAGACGCGGCATCGGCGACGCCGCCAGCTCCGATTCCAGCTTGAGCAGCACTCCCTGAATGCGCTGCAGATCCTCCAGGCCGGCCTGCGCCGCCAGCGCCTGGAGCTCAGCCAGTTCATCGGCCGTGACATCAAGCAGTTCCTGCGGCTCATCCAGAACCCGGCAAAGAACCAGCGAGCGAAGCGTCTCGACGAGATCCCGACCATACTGTCGATAGGAATAGCCGAGATGGTCGACCCGCCGGACCATCTCCAGCAGCCGACGGCTGTCACGCTGCAGCAGAGCCTCGACAGTATCGAGCAGCAATCGCCGATCGACCAGCCCCAGCAGACCCTGAACATCCTCATCCGCGGCCCTGTCGCCGCAGAAGGCGATGACCTGATCAAGGGTGGAGAGCGCGTCGCGCATGCTCCCCTCGCCGCGCCTGGCGACCATGGTCAGTGCCCGTTCGCTGATCTCCACTTTCTCGACTTCGACGATTTCCTTCAACCGCGAGACGACACTCGGCAGAGGAATCTTGCGAAAATCGAAGCGCTGGCAACGCGACAGAATGGTGATGGGAATCTTGTGCGGCTCAGTAGTCGCAAAAATAAACTTGGCATGATCCGGCGGCTCTTCCAACGTTTTCAACAGGGCGTTGAAGGCATTGATGGAGAGCATGTGGACTTCGTCGATGATAAAGATTTTGAATCGTGAACGTGAAGGCAGGTAGCGGATATTTTCACGCAACTCACGTATATCGTCGACACCGGTGTTCGAGGCGCCGTCAATCTCGAGAACATCGGTGCCGTTCCCTTCACTGATCTCCAGACAGGAAGGGCACTGATTGCAGGGTTCCGCCGTTATCCCCTGCTCACAGTTGAGAGCCTTGGCGAAAATCCGGGCTGCGGACGTCTTGCCGACCCCGCGGGCACCGGTGAAAAGAAAGGCGTGATGGACACGACCGGTACGGATGGCGTTGCCGAGAGTCTGGCTGACATGTTCCTGCCCGATCAGATCGGCGAAGGTCTGAGGGCGCCACTTGCGCGCCAGTACCAGGTAGGACATCGCGTCATCAGGCTCCAAGGAATAGACATTAAGAAGAGATTGCCGCCACAAGTGACAGCCAGGCACCCCCGCGGCACACGGGAGAGGTTGTTACCGCTGCTCCCTTCCGGGCCTGACGGAGTTGGCAACCGCCCGTTGCGCGGGACCCGGCTGTCACTTCTGGCGGCAATCAGCCGCGGAAAAACAGAAAAGAAACGCCCGCAGAGAAAATGTTCGCGGGCCGCTTTTCGTCCACTGGACGCGCTCGCTCCGCTTCGAATCCCCCCAGGGAACCCGTCTACCTTTGTTTGAAGCTGGCGGAGAGGGAGGGATTCGAACCCTCGGTAGCTTTCACTACACACGATTTCCAATCGTGCACCTTCGGCCGCTCGGTCACCTCTCCGCAGGGTGCGTAGAATACACGAAGGGGAATGGGCTGTAAAGGTTTTTTGGCGCAGCAAAAAGGGAGGGGAAAACCGGTCGTGAAGCCCCTAGTGAAGGGCTCCGGAGAGATGGTCGAAGTCACCGAGCAGAGCGGTGTAATCACGATCGTCTCCCCGTCGGGGCAGGCGCAGGCGATCACGATTTTCGGCCAGGTAACGGGAAACTTCATCCACCGGCATCGGCCGGGCGAAAAAATACCCCTGCATCTCCTGGCAGCCGCGGGATTGCAGAAATTTCAATTGCTCGGCGGTCTCCACACCCTCGGCAATGACATCGAGTTCCAGGCTCTGCGCCATGCCGATAATGGCCTCGACAATGGCGGCATCATCCCGACTCCCGGTCACGTCGCGAATGAAAGACTGATCGATCTTGATGCGGTCGATGGGGAAATTCTTGAGATAATTAAGCGAGGAATAACCGGTACCGAAATCATCAATCGCCAGATCGATACCACGCACCTTGAGAAAGGCCAGAATACGATTGGTCGCCTCGGCATCTTCCATCAGGTAACTCTCGGTCAATTCCAGCTCAAGGAACTCCGCCGGCAGCCCCGTTTCGGCCAGGATCCGGTCAATCATCGCCACCAGGTCGGGCTGGCGGAACTGCCGACCGGAGATATTGACCCCGACCCGAACCTGGGGGTAACCCTCCTCATGCCAGGCCTGAACCTGGGCACAGGCGCTGCGCAACACCCATTCGCCGAGCGGCCGGATCAGACCGGTCTCTTCGGCGACCGGAATGAACCGTGCCGGAGAAATCATCCCCTCCTCCGGATCGATCCAGCGCACCAGCGCCTCCAGGCCGATCAGAGAACGGGTCTGCATATCCCATTGCGGCTGGTAATAGACCTGGAAATGTTCCTGTTCGATGGCTTCGCGCAGCCTGTGCTCCAGCATGTGGCGGTCATAGGCGTTGCGGTTCATCTCCTCCGAGAAAAACTGGAAGTTGTTGCGTCCCTTTTCCTTGGCGGCATACATCGCCATGTCGGCATGCTTGAGCAACGTCTCGGCATTGCGACCATCATGCGGATACATCACCACGCCGATGCTGGTCGACGTAAAAACCGTCTTGCCGTCAAGGCTCACCGGCTCAGCCAGCAGTTCGAGAATTTTTTCGGCGACGATAACCCCGTCCCGTTCGGTTTTCACCGAGGTCAACAGCACGACAAACTCGTCCCCGCCGAGCCTGGCGACCGTATCACTCTGCCGCACGCAGGCACGCAACCGCTCGGCGACCGCCTGCAGCAGACGATCACCGGCATCATGACCGAGAGTGTCGTTCACGTCCTTGAAACGATCAAGATCGAGAAACAGCAGCGAAAGAGGATGGTCATGCCGACTGGCCTGCGCCAGAGCCTGGTCAAGGCGGTCATAAAACAGGCTGCGGTTCGGAAGTCCGGTCAGAATATCATGATAGGCCAGCTTGCGGATTTCCTCTTCGGCCCGCTTGCGTTCAGTAATATCGCGGATCGAACCGACCAGCTTGAGGGGTTTTCCTCCCGCGTCGCAGATCAGGCTGATGTTGATCGAACAGGCAATGGTTTCTCCGCTGCTGCGCCGCAGCTGCAGTTCGAAATCCTTCAACTGCGGCGACTCAAGCAGCTTCTCACGAATTTCAGCCATCCTCCCCTGTTCCGCCGAAATGGTGGAAAAAAGCCTTCCGACCAACTGGTCCCTACGGTAACCGAGCAGATGCTCGACCGAGGGACTGATTTCGATCAGGATGCCTCCCATGCTGGCCTCGAAATAGACATCCTGGATATTCAGAAAAATTCGCCGGTAGCGCTCTTCATTTTCCCGCAGGGCTTCTTCGGCCAGACGTTTGGCGGTAATGTTGCGGATCGTCCCCGTCAACCCGGAGATCCCATGATCAATACGCCCGAAGGGACGGACCACCAGTTCCACCCAGCGGTAGCTCTCAGCCAGCGTCTTCAGCCGCAGCTCACATTGGGCAAAGGGTTCTTCCCCCGCCAGCAGGGGGGCAATCAATGCCCGTGCCCTGTCCCGATCGTCAGCGTAAACCGAATCAAGCAGTTCCTCACCGAGCGTCTCATCCCGTCGACGCCCGGTCACGTGTTCCCAGGCCGGATTCAGGTAGGTCCAGCGCGCCTTTTCATCGGTCTGAAAAAAAACATCGATCGCCGATTCAACCACCAGCCGGTAACGCTGCAGATCATCGGCGGCATCATGCGTTTCGCTGTCCTTTTCCCCGACGCGAGAAGAGGATGTCACCGCCGGAAAAAGAAGCAGCCCACCTGCCACCAGGGCAAACAGCCACACCTGTTCATCCCAGACCAGCAGAGCACCCACCGACGCCAGCAGCATCAGCGGCCACAGCACCCGCTGAACAAAACGGTCTGCGCATCTCCAACCGTTGCCGCCGGATGCCGCATTGATGATGAAACCGCGCTCTCCCACAACAGCTACCTTCGCCAGACTTGAGCCAGCAGCAGCGAACCGACCAATCCGATTCTGTCCTGTCGCGGCCTTTCTTCATATCGGCAATGCAGGAGTCTGTCTTTACCCTGAAAATTGGGGGAACTAGCGAAAAAAAGAGGGGAAATCGAGGGGCACCCGCTCCGTTTCAAGCCCCCCCGAAAACCCATATCTTTCCACTAATCTTTCCACCAATCCTTCATTCGAGCCAGGAAGAAAAAAACAAGGGCCTAGCCGAAAACGGCTAAGCCCTTGTTTTTACTTGGCGGAGGGGGGGGGATTCG from Geothermobacter hydrogeniphilus carries:
- the dnaX gene encoding DNA polymerase III subunit gamma/tau; the protein is MSYLVLARKWRPQTFADLIGQEHVSQTLGNAIRTGRVHHAFLFTGARGVGKTSAARIFAKALNCEQGITAEPCNQCPSCLEISEGNGTDVLEIDGASNTGVDDIRELRENIRYLPSRSRFKIFIIDEVHMLSINAFNALLKTLEEPPDHAKFIFATTEPHKIPITILSRCQRFDFRKIPLPSVVSRLKEIVEVEKVEISERALTMVARRGEGSMRDALSTLDQVIAFCGDRAADEDVQGLLGLVDRRLLLDTVEALLQRDSRRLLEMVRRVDHLGYSYRQYGRDLVETLRSLVLCRVLDEPQELLDVTADELAELQALAAQAGLEDLQRIQGVLLKLESELAASPMPRLTLEMVLLRLAQLPPTEDVGQLLKRLAELEKRLSRGAVVPSAPAPRSAPSSTAAAESPPPPEPTPKKVEAPAAPNSGKGDWPGLVEFVKARRRPLIASILEQASPLQLAPPILEIGLPRGSFALGQLDDPELVEALTALAGDYFGTAVKLRVSSLAGDAAKARPSLEQARRQQESDRQRRLRADALDHPLIKSAQDIFGASVKDVRPIDKGFV
- a CDS encoding putative bifunctional diguanylate cyclase/phosphodiesterase — encoded protein: MGERGFIINAASGGNGWRCADRFVQRVLWPLMLLASVGALLVWDEQVWLFALVAGGLLLFPAVTSSSRVGEKDSETHDAADDLQRYRLVVESAIDVFFQTDEKARWTYLNPAWEHVTGRRRDETLGEELLDSVYADDRDRARALIAPLLAGEEPFAQCELRLKTLAESYRWVELVVRPFGRIDHGISGLTGTIRNITAKRLAEEALRENEERYRRIFLNIQDVYFEASMGGILIEISPSVEHLLGYRRDQLVGRLFSTISAEQGRMAEIREKLLESPQLKDFELQLRRSSGETIACSINISLICDAGGKPLKLVGSIRDITERKRAEEEIRKLAYHDILTGLPNRSLFYDRLDQALAQASRHDHPLSLLFLDLDRFKDVNDTLGHDAGDRLLQAVAERLRACVRQSDTVARLGGDEFVVLLTSVKTERDGVIVAEKILELLAEPVSLDGKTVFTSTSIGVVMYPHDGRNAETLLKHADMAMYAAKEKGRNNFQFFSEEMNRNAYDRHMLEHRLREAIEQEHFQVYYQPQWDMQTRSLIGLEALVRWIDPEEGMISPARFIPVAEETGLIRPLGEWVLRSACAQVQAWHEEGYPQVRVGVNISGRQFRQPDLVAMIDRILAETGLPAEFLELELTESYLMEDAEATNRILAFLKVRGIDLAIDDFGTGYSSLNYLKNFPIDRIKIDQSFIRDVTGSRDDAAIVEAIIGMAQSLELDVIAEGVETAEQLKFLQSRGCQEMQGYFFARPMPVDEVSRYLAENRDRLRLPRRGDDRDYTALLGDFDHLSGALH
- the recR gene encoding recombination mediator RecR; protein product: MLDSIPSFARLVAELAKFPGIGKKTATRLAFFLLRQPRAEAEALAGAILELKEKIGFCSRCFHITESDPCPICTDPGRDEGLLCVVEQPQDLIAIERSRSFRGRYHVLQGALSPLDGIGPEQLRFVELLQRLKGSAVRELLVATNFTVEGDATALYLAGQVRPLGIRVTRLAHGIPTGSDLEFVDDATVNRAVEGRRDL
- a CDS encoding YbaB/EbfC family nucleoid-associated protein yields the protein MAKGLGNIMKQAQLMQQKMARLQEELAGREVEASAGGGMVSAVVNGKQQLLSISIDPGVVDSDDVEMLQDLVVAAVNEAIKKSQEMMQQEMGKITGGMNIPGLF